A window of bacterium genomic DNA:
AGTGTGTACCCAGCGATCCGCGAGCGTCTCCGAAAGTTCGAGGCTGCGCACATCGACCAGCTGTACTCGCCGGTGAAATCGAGTTCGATGGCGTCGACCTTGGATCAGAAACCCAGAACCTACGACCTGACGCCACGCGAGGAATGATCACTTCAATCCCGAGTTGGGAACTGGGCTGAGACGAACTTGAAGGTCGACTCCCCGGCCGGTGCTTGTGATCAGTTCGGATTCGGCGCTGGCGTCGTGGGGCCGCTCTTGGGGAGGACGGGCATCGCGATGTAGGCCGCGTCGACCTCGCCGGTGAGCGACTCGAGGAAGCTGCGAATCGAAGCATCCTGCTCGGGCGTGAGCGTCTTACCGAGCTGGTACTCGGCCATGATCGAAACAGCCTGTTCGAGGGTACCGACCGAACCGTCGTGGAAATACGGGCCCGTCTGCGCAATGTTGCGCAGCGACGGCACCTTGAAGACGAACCGATCAGCCTCGCTTCCCGTCACTTCGAAGCGTCCCTGGTCTTCTGTCGGGTAGGGCTTCATTGCACCGAGTCTCTGATACAGCGTGCCTCCGAAAGCCGCGCCCATGTGGCAAGTGGGGCATCCGGTCTGGATGAAAGTCTCGAGGCCGTCGAGTTCAGCTGACGAAAGCGCGGCTGTGTCTCCTCCGACGAATGCATCGAAACGCCCGGGCGTGCTCAGGCGACGTTCGAACGCACCGATGGCCCGGGCCATGTTGACGTAGGTGAGCGCCAGTTCGTCTGCGGGAAAAGCCGCGGGGAACTGATCGACGTACCCGGGGATCGACTTCAGCACTGCCAATACCGCGGCTTCGCTCGGCATCGCCATTTCGATCGGGTTCAGCACCGGCCCTTGTGCCTGGGCCTCGACATCGGCGGCTCGCCCGTCCCAGAACTGCGTCACATGTCCCGCCGCGTTGTAGACCGTCGGTGAATTGCGGCCACCCCGTTGCCCTCGGTGACCGGGGGAGGTCGGCTCGCTGTCCTGGCCAAACTTGTCGAGCAGGTGGCAGCTGTTGCAAGCGATATCGTGGTTCTTCGATAGGCGCTTGTCGTAGTAGAGCTGGCGGCCGAGATCGATCTTGGGCTCGGTGAGGTCATTCGCGGG
This region includes:
- a CDS encoding c-type cytochrome, whose protein sequence is MNIKASAHASVALRALSIAFLAGVSLGLVTACADDGLGNGVAAAKERSTADVDVLRQQAAAIFGALPSQFSNPANDLTEPKIDLGRQLYYDKRLSKNHDIACNSCHLLDKFGQDSEPTSPGHRGQRGGRNSPTVYNAAGHVTQFWDGRAADVEAQAQGPVLNPIEMAMPSEAAVLAVLKSIPGYVDQFPAAFPADELALTYVNMARAIGAFERRLSTPGRFDAFVGGDTAALSSAELDGLETFIQTGCPTCHMGAAFGGTLYQRLGAMKPYPTEDQGRFEVTGSEADRFVFKVPSLRNIAQTGPYFHDGSVGTLEQAVSIMAEYQLGKTLTPEQDASIRSFLESLTGEVDAAYIAMPVLPKSGPTTPAPNPN